A region from the Lolium perenne isolate Kyuss_39 chromosome 4, Kyuss_2.0, whole genome shotgun sequence genome encodes:
- the LOC127303959 gene encoding uncharacterized protein translates to MEAEPLNSRRRVEPDWAEPLSSLDLVSRLPDEMLHIIISLLPKISAQNHKRIAVVSSILVAHPGPARSVSIDPFRSTCKVDTTLDSWFRSSTLSCVEYLRFDGGTVMRSFPLFALRCAPMLRIVSICTCYLPEIYANSMLLFPQLKKLMLYDVYICKAANIDRLFTRCIVLEALHLEGVHGFTHLNIHMPNLHTISVASYWKHNTTELIQLDTVQIMDASCLEILVICVHDVPLLIQVANAPKLMVLGFASYPGCQLVIGRINFLFYRTGDKVHVLHNEPAYPIECLDLQVKEISISDYRGRRNDVIVSRFFMQNTRMLKVMKFGVTNYHNKIWWDTQFKRLDLKNTASRDVDFQFGYLPSLDKFSSDGVRSCLIHDLSVADPFAREIYARFGPISA, encoded by the exons ATGGAGGCGGAGCCGCTCAACTCCCGAAGGCGGGTCGAGCCAGATTGGGCAGAGCCACTGTCAAGCCTCGACCTCGtcagccgcctccccgacgagatgctgcacatcatcatctccctcctgCCCAAGATATCCGCT caaaaccacaaacGCATCGCCGTTGTCTCCAGTATCCTCGTCGCTCACCCTGGCCCCGCCAGAAGCGTATCAATTGACCCCTTCAGAAGCACTTGCAAGGTCGACACCACGCTCGACAGCTGGTTCCGGTCCAGCACCCTATCTTGCGTCGAGTACCTCAGATTCGATGGTGGAACAGTGATGCGCTCCTTCCCGCTGTTCGCGCTCCGCTGCGCGCCCATGCTGCGCATTGTCAGCATTTGTACTTGCTATTTGCCCGAGATTTATGCCAACTCCATGCTTCTTTTCCCCCAACTCAAGAAGCTCATGCTCTATGACGTCTACATCTGTAAGGCGGCGAACATCGACCGCCTGTTCACCCGCTGTATTGTGCTCGAGGCACTTCACCTTGAGGGGGTCCACGGGTTCACCCACCTCAACATTCACATGCCAAATCTTCATACAATTAGTGTGGCTAGCTATTGGAAACACAACACCACCGAACTTATTCAGTTAGACACGGTGCAAATTATGGATGCATCTTGCCTCGAGATATTGGTCATATGTGTTCATGATGTTCCACTACTAATCCAGGTCGCCAACGCACCAAAGTTGATGGTGTTGGGCTTTGCGTCGTACCCTGGCTGCCAACTTGTTATTGGACGCATAAACTTTTTG ttTTATAGAACCGGCGATAAGGTTCATGTGTTGCATAATGAGCCAGCCTATCCCATTGAATGCCTTGATCTCCAAGTCAAAGAAATTTCGATTTCTGACTACCGAGGAAGGAGAAATGATGTTATTGTCTCCAGGTTCTTTATGCAGAACACTAGAATGCTCAAAGTAATGAAATTTGGTGTAACAAATTATCACAATAAGATCTGGTGGGATACCCAGTTCAAGCGCCTAGACCTGAAGAACACCGCTTCTAGAGATGTTgattttcagtttggatatttacCATCCTTAGATAAGTTCAGCTCGGACGGTGTTCGTAGCTGCTTGATACATGACTTGTCAGTGGCTGATCCCTTTGCTAGAGAGATATATGCAAGATTTGGGCCAATTTCTGCATAG